The following coding sequences are from one Carassius gibelio isolate Cgi1373 ecotype wild population from Czech Republic chromosome B7, carGib1.2-hapl.c, whole genome shotgun sequence window:
- the lmo1 gene encoding rhombotin-1, whose amino-acid sequence MVLDKEEGVPMLSVQPKGKQKGCAGCNRKIKDRYLLKALDKYWHEDCLKCACCDCRLGEVGSTLYTKANLILCRRDYLRLFGTTGNCAACSKLIPAFEMVMRARDNVYHLDCFACQLCNQRFCVGDKFFLKNNMILCQMDYEEGQLNGSFETQVQ is encoded by the exons GTGTGCCGATGCTCTCCGTCCAGCCCAAAGGAAAACAGAAGGGATGTGCCGGCTGCAACCGTAAGATTAAAGACCGCTACCTGCTCAAGGCCCTGGACAAATACTGGCACGAAGACTGCCTGAAATGTGCATGCTGCGACTGCCGCCTGGGGGAGGTGGGCTCCACCCTCTACACCAAAGCCAATCTCATCCTCTGTCGCAGGGACTACCTGAG GCTCTTTGGTACAACGGGGAACTGTGCAGCCTGCAGTAAACTGATCCCAGCCTTTGAAATGGTGATGAGGGCCAGAGATAATGTTTACCATTTGGACTGTTTTGCCTGTCAGCTTTGTAACCAGAG GTTTTGTGTGGGCGACAAATTTTTCCTAAAAAACAACATGATTCTGTGTCAGATGGACTATGAGGAGGGGCAGCTCAACGGGAGTTTTGAGACACAAGTTCAATAG